ctcctcctcctcttggtGGATCGACCGCGAGTGGTCCTCGTCTGGGTCTCCTGGATCAGAGGAACATCCACAGACATCAGTGGCGCTCAGCTGCTGACCGGACTGAGCCAGATTAGACCCCGTCATGTCACCGTTTTCTTCTTGGGTTCTTTCCTAGTGGGAGGTGGGGCTGGAGGCGGAGCATCATTCTCCACAGTGATCAGGAAATCCTGAGTTGTTAGAGCAACAGTTGATCCGGACTCCCCCTGGTGCTGGAGCGTTCCTGTCGGATCAGAGACAAACTCCTGACTATGTTTGGATCATATTGACCCGACATCCAGACAATCACGTTCATTACCCTCGGGTCCGGGCGGCTGCCGTTCTGGGAGAGGGTAGGTGTCCTTCGGAGGCGGGGGTGGGAGCGTGGGGGCAGGCAGGGCTGGAGGTGGAACGTATTTGAACGCCTTGAGGTTGTTGATGATGTGGTTTCCCACCAACGTGCTGCGACCGAAGGCGCGCCAATCAACCACCGTGATGCTGAGGGGAGGATGGAGGTTCTCGTTCTCCGGGAGCTCCTGACAGACAGAAGAGAACGgtcatgtgatttaaaaaaatccagcaaGCATCAGAAATAACAGACCAGCTCCCGTCCCAAAATCAGTCCAGGAATGCTCTGGCTAATGGTCAAAAGTATGTGGACAAAGACACAGAGAGGACTGAGCAGGGGTGTCCACATACATTTGGTCACACAGCATAATCCAGGCAGACCGCTGGGTCTCTGATCGTACGATCTGATGCATTGATaggttattgattgattgatcttaCCAGCTCTATGGCGTCGACCTGTGTGCTGAAGTTGGGGTTGGATTTGTATTTCTGAATGACGGAGGAACGCAACGTTTTACCTGCACACTCTATGAACACCTGAGAGGCAAGAAGAAAGGTTTATAATTTGATTTGATCgctttctgagtgtgtgtgtgtgtgtgtgtgtgtgtgtgtgtgtgtacctgtggcCGATCAACAGAGAGCAGCTGAACTTTCTTCAGTTCCCTCAAACCCCAGAATAAAACCTGGAGATGCACAAAGAGGTGTGTTAAGAGTTAAATTTTTACCTTGATAAATCAGCgttattttttattactcttattattttatgtctttgttttctgaatggcattcattttttttaaaaacaaatcttcCTCAAACTGTTCCACTTTAAAACCTctcaaatatttcacaaaaagaATCCCCTCATTTCTTAATCATTTACTTTTGTAGTGGAATATCTGCAAGAATGTGGAATATTCTGAATTTGAATTGAGCTACTGCCATCTTGTGGTGCATGAGCGTAAATGCAACAAATATAATTAACAGTCCAGctaaaaagcaaattaaaaaggtaaatatattaaatacagGATTGTACATTAAGTTTAATACCAGGATTTATTCACCTGTGTaattttccttcctttcctccttgggaggcctttttttctttgtgtcagcCATTGTTTAgacttctatttaaaaaaatacacacataataTCCTACAGCCCAGACACACACTCGTGCGTGATCCAAACCTCCAGCCTGTAGGTGCTGAGGACGGGTCGGATGTTGGCAGGAACCCTGTAGACGCTCCCGTCCATCTCGCTGAGCGGCGGCAGACTCTGTTCTCCAGAATACGGGATCTGCACACATCCGTCTTCATCGTTAGCGCCTCGTTCTACCTCATCACGATGGAACCTGATTGGCTAACGAACGCCTGACCTGCAGCAGCTCAAACGCGGCCAGCAGGTCGCCTCCTGATTGGCAGCCGCAGTGCAGCGGACTGTACCTCAGGGTGGGAGGCGTGTACGGGTCGCCGGACAGGCGGACCTCAGGAACCGCCACTGTGGACCCCAGATACTCCGCCTTACCctgaggaggagacagagacGATGAAGTCCAGATCGATGAAGTCTGGATTTATTCATCCCGTCGTGGCGTTACCAGAGCGTCCTCGTCGTAAACCTCGATGACGACGCGCGGCGGCTCCTTCTGGATGTACTGCAGCTCGCCGCTCACCAGCAGGAGGTTCATCCGTAAACACTGATTCCACGTTGGGCTGAGGGTCTGACTGATCACCTaatggtgacacacacacacacacacacacacacacacacacacacacacgcaaactaAGTCGCACTACCTCCACCAGCACCAACGTCGGACCAACGCCCAGAATAACTGAGGTTTTTAGGTTTTTAGGGGTCAGGCTTTGggaagatgatgtcacatgactggtGATGTCACTGCGATGATGTCACTTCACTCAGATCAGTTTGACCTTTCAACCCTGGCTCCAGCTTTTACATTCCTGTTGGTTCTGTTCAACACACTTTGATTTAACCAGATCTGTAGTATATTTATtaccattattgttattatcaaaTACACAcctgtaccacacacacacacacacacacacacacacactcttacgtTGGTCGTTTGACTGTGCGACCGATACGTGACTCGGGCGAAGGGGTCCGACAGTCCCGTGTTGTCGGCGGCGATCAGCCCTCGGGCCTGGTACATGTGACACCTCAGCTGGAACTGATGCTGCTCTGGATTCAAAAACACACGCGTGAACGTTGTGACTGAAGAGCAGCGCACGAGTTTGCGTCGAGCGTAGAGGAATGATCTCACCTCTGCTGATCAGGTGGTTTGGAGGGTTGCTGACGTCGGCGCCCCCTGTGGCCGGACTGAACCCTGCAGGGAGGTCGTCCAGCATGAAGCAGGAGTCCGAACAGCTGCCGTACCACAAGTACACCTCCAGCTTCGCTTGGACCTGAAAGCCTGAAACACGTTTCCCCagaggctacacacacacacacacacacacacacacacacacacacacgcctaagTCGTTCTtgcatcaaaaacacacaacttcaacccgtgtgtgtgttcatttaccCGTAGAAACAGCGTGACGATCTTTCCACAGTGGATTCCTCTGGCCTCCTGGCTGCTGGAGTAGAGCAGGTCTCGAGTTCGGACCCGAGCGTACGCGATGCGTTTGTTGTTGCTTagcaaccacacaaacacatcggGGACCGTGTGCTGCGGCTAGGGGGAAGTTAACACACGTGAGGTCAGGAAACAGAACCGCTGTGCGAcgcgggggctggggggggctcACCTCTTCCACCAGGAAGCGTAGCTTCTTTGTCAGCTTCATCGCATCCTGAAGCATTTCTTTGACGCCCCCGGCTTTTCGTTTTCTCTCCACCAAAGCGTGGGCATCGCCGATCATGCTctcctgcaaaacacacacacacacttagtgaaggtctctttcaaaataaaggtcacGTCTGTGGAAGAAAGAATGAGGGATAATCTGAAGGCCTCGGGACAAACGCCAGCAGCCTGACcacacattttattcatcagGAGGTGTTTTTTCCCACCAGTTCCTGTTTGCACATAGTGAGGCGCTTCTTGTCCAGCTGAGTCAGGTAACTGGACTTCAGCGCCGCCTTCAGCTTGGCCTCCGCCGCCGTGATGAAACCCCTGCAGGGAACAGAACACGCATCAGGCCTGGTGTCGACTACATGACTCCAGAAGTTGACTCAGCGCTTCTAGCAGCCTCCGTGTGTAGTTTGAGGTACTTCTGTATATCTACGTCTAGAGTTGGAGGTGAAGCTAcatctttaaactttaaactcaaactttatttataaaaagtcTGCaataaaacaggaataaaaCAAACGATTGTGACTGACTACCTGGCGTCCATACAGAATTCTCTGAGGACTGTTTTTAACGCCTCCTCCGCCTCCGGATCAGACTTCCTGTGTAGTTCTTCCACGCTGGCCACGCCCTCCTCCTGAGGTGAGTAAAGGTGTATTTAACCTCTTTGAACCCAATAAGCCAACAAACCAATGCAACGTTGAGAAAACAGACTTCTGCGTATCCTCAAATGCTGCAGGACATCTCTGTAACGGGGAACGTTTGTACATACAAACAGAAGCGCGATGTTCTCCAGCATGTTGGAGTTGTAGAGCCTGTAGGTTCTGTCCTCCCAGTCGCTCAGAACGTTAACGCAGGGCTTCTGCTTCTCCAGGGGTAGGTGGGTGTAGAACCTGCAGGTGAGCAGAACACACACCCCCAGTTAGCCTCACAATGAACGGAGGAGGATCGTTCCTGAAGGACATGAACCTGTTTCCCTCCACGATGACTGGTTTCTCTGGAGGTGTGGTGGACTTGGAGGTCAAAACGGTTTCTGGAGGTTCTTTCTGCAGGAGGGGGGAGGTTTGGGAGGTGGGTGAGGAGCTGAGGGTGGAGGCCCCAGATGCGTCACTGCTATCTGGGAAGTCCTGTATCTTTTTTTTCCGACCAGTGGCGGGGGTAGAAGGTGTGATGCTGGGCTGTTCCAAGATGTTACCATAGTTACCTGAGAGGAGGAATAAAACGCCTGTCAGCATGAAAAAGACAATCTCAGCACATAAAGACCAATCTGAGGTTGAGGAGAGGGAATGTCAGGGTTTGGTGACTCGCCGATGGAGAACTCAAAGACGATTGGCTTGTCTCCGATTTTCCTGTCGATCATGGTGGCTTCAAACAAGACCCCGAACAGCAGGAAGGTCTCGTTGTGGTCAGAATCCATCTGGACAGAGAAACGTCTCTAAGTCCACGAATAAACTtcatattaaaacacattttaatgatcTTATCCTTGGGAATAGactccctgtggttgaacagtCTCAAAGCTGCAAGACTATTGATCCATAATGATCCAGTAAGAGGTTCTAAGTGGTCTCCGTAGCGAAGGATTATGGGTATTGTAGTAGTATTACCATACcaacaaaagcaaacatttacagtaaacacAGGAGACACGTAATCATGTTTCAGAAGAACATCTGTCTTCCTACCGCTGGCGGAGACTCAACAGGTAGGACCTCTGCTGCCACGCCCTTCCCCTTGTCGTCGTCAGCAGCTCCGCCCAccgctcctccagctcctccccctgcagGAGTCTTCCCATCCTTCCCTCCGGTTTTTCCCGCTTTAGGGTCCTTTGTAGGTTTGACCATCCGGAGGAGTTTGGACTCCGTCCCGATCCCTCCTGACAGGATCTCCACCGCCAGCTCCATGTAGACCCGCCCCCTGCGAGAATCGTCATTAAACTATTGGTTATTATTAATCAGGTACAAAAGCTGCACACTCGtctttgaactttgacctgtaGGACACGCCCTCTCCAATGCCCTCATTCAGCTCCGCCGTGTCGTCACCTAACGTGTAGTTTCGGGCGGAGCCATACAGGTTAATCCAGGCGGGGCCAAAGGTGGGTAGAAACCctggagaaagacagaaacagacggCGACGTTTCCTCTCACGCTCCCTTCAGTCTCTTCTCCCCCATCGCTCTTTACCTCTGTCGCCATCCTGCTCGTTGGAAATGCGTCTCAAATCAAAGTAATGCGTTCCTATGGCAACATCACCCATGCTTGCTTCATCCCAGACCTGCACGAAAAGGAGAAGTCAGGATTCTGTGTTATTGAATGATGTACAGGAAGTTGTTCCGTTCCGTCCCACATGTGAAGGTCAGACCTGGATCTTCAGCCTCTGACACAACGGAGGAAACATCTCCGTGAAGACGATTTGCTCGTTCCACACCGGGTCTGCAGTGGACTTCTGAGTGGCTGTGCGACTCTGAGAAGCAATAAAAAGGAGGTTATGGACCtgaaaatttgctttttttctgtcattggcAGCATTGCTTGAAACCtcttttaacatgtttgtgAATTTCCTGATACATAATAAGCTCTTGCATACTGTGCCCCTTCTGCAAGTTTTAATAAAGGCTCGACACAGGTTTGAACTTTTGAGGGGAGGGAAATCGCATTTAGGTCCTATATTGAACCTGCTAAATGACCTACCACTTGTTTGAAGAAGCTGACCACTACATATGGGTCAACCAGCGCCGTGTTGTCTCCGATGAAGGCCTTGGTGACATTGGCCATGATGCTGGAGTTGTTCCGCGGAAGGCCTTCAGCTCGATACACCTTCACACAGAAACGAGCCCAGGGTCGCTCGGCGGGGAAACCCTCTGGAATCAGGAGGTTCCTGAGATCAAAGGACAGATAATGCAAAATTTACCCAGTAGAACATCTAATTATAAGATATGTCACATATTTACAGTAAGTTTTATTCTACTGTGAATAAAAAGCCTCCAGAGGATGATTTGTAAAAGGTTGTAAaagtgtcatctgcatatatAGATAAACCATGTCTATAAATTTGAATAAAGTTGATACTGATTGCTGTGTCGGATCCATGCTGCCTCTAGATTTAGTTTCTGTTGCCTTTCAGAGGCGTAAGAAAGAAAAGCTGCGTCATATCATACTTGTCTATCTGCTCCTCTGCATCACTCGCCTTTGGTCCCGGCTGGACGGCGTCTCCCTTTGCCGAGATGCTGATGTCAATCTTGACATAACCTTTGACCCCAGTGCTAATGTCACCAGGTTTAGTCAGCGTCGCCCACTTATTGACAAACTGGTGACCTGATGGAAGATGAAAcgaatttaaaaagttttcattttactgTCAGAGTAAAAAAGATGTGTATCAAAATCCAAGCAATGGCTGGTTTGACCAAAATGACCTTAAAAGGAAGCTCAAGTCTTGTTTGGCCATGATTAAAATTATACAAGAGGACCTGTTTGAATAGATATTTTAGCCTATGTAATACGCTGTGCTAATGCTTCGTTTTACACCGACTCCTGGTTGGTTGAAACTTTGTGTCTCATTCCCATGTTGTAAAGTAATAAAAGGTAATAAAAGTCTTTCTGTGGAATCGCTCAGGTTACAGACGGCTATCACCTCCAGGTAAACATCAGGTGAGGAGGCTGTGAGCTACCTGGCTGTCTGTAGACCGTCCAGACATCCAGCTTAAAAGACCCGACAGAGAAACTCCTCAGCATCTTCGAGTGCATCAcctggagagagagaacacattTCCAACACGGTCAAAGCAAATCAGAATAAAAGAAAGTTTAAGTTTATAGTTAAACATCACCTCATCTTCCATGAATAGAATAACCGTAGATGATGCGTTCAGAGTGCTTAAGGAAAAATGGGCTTCACTCACAGCAGACGTGACTCACCGTCAGCTTGATGACTTTGTCAAAAAAGACTTCTTTGTGGGCAAAAAAGTCAAACACGAAATACTaataggaaaaaaagaaaaaatgatgaatgacAGAGACAGATTTAAGGCTCAGACTGAGACGCGGGGGATCGATTGATCGGTGTATTTCACACCTCGTTGTAAAAAGGCGCATTGGTTCCCTCTTTGACCGACGTCTGCTTCTTCTCGTCTCCGATCTCGATCACCACGGTGGGGTCGATGTTTTCCCCCACCAGCTGCTTCGCCTCCGTGATGTTGATGGAGATCTACGCCACAAATGGTTAAATACTGTTATTCAAATTAGAAGAAAACACATTCTGTCTTTATGTTTGGATATTTATCATAAAagggttggtttttttatttttagatgtttattaaaatgatcTGTTGCTGATTGTCGGTATTCCCCTTTGTTGttgcatttgaaataaaatataaactttgTTTTTACTGGTTAAAGAAACATGTCAAGCATTTTTCTTTGCACACAggaggctctttttttttttacagtccaTGTTAGTGAGAACTTTTCCTTCCCAAGATAATCCTCCACCACACAGGCGTGGTGTATCAAGATCCTGATTACACGATTGTTGCACAAGTGTTCTTTGGTCTGGTTGCTATAAAACGTGCCACTGATTGACAGAATTGACAAGTTTTAGGCGATCTTGTGGTTCTATAAACGAAACTCTCAACATCCTGGGATGTCTTATCCCAATTGTTGCGTGGCATCCTCACGCCACACCTGCCAGGTGGACGGATTATTGAAGCAAAAGACGAacagtgtatttttatttacctGAAAGCTCTGCGGTTTCCCTTCACTCGGCAGGATGCAGGTTTTCATTTTGGCCCTGTTGAGGTTTTATTGTACGGGTCAGTCTTTTGTAGGatgcttttatctgtattttcatGGTACAACACTAATATGGAAGGAGCATTGAACACCTCTTATTGTTGGTCAGGATCCTGGTCCGGACCCCGGAGCTGCCGGGTTGATCCTCGGAGGGTTCTGCCTCCATCAGTGAGGAGTCAGACAGAACTTCTACGTCACTGTCTGAACAAACAGACGCAGCCAATCAAACCTGAGCTCCACGAGTTCAACTGCTGTCAACAAATTTAGTCGTGAAGAATATTTAAATCCAAGTGTGCAAACGATCCTGAGATAAAGGCTACAAACCTCAACATGTGACTGTTTGACAAAGGTTAGTCTCTCCAAATGTGACATGACAGGAGGCATTACTCTACTGTACGCTGTAAATACACCCAGACAGCCAGATTAAGtgggaagtgtttgtttttcaggccTTACCCACGGCTCCTTTGTTCTCCAGGATGAGGTCTTTGctggatttcttcttcttcttcttcattttcaggCCAAACATCAGCTTAGATTTACCCTTCCTGTTGTGAGAAGTCAGAAGTTATGAAGCAACTTTCAGTTTGTGCACCGCTGAAGATAGTAATGAAGAAAATCTGTGAAAACCAGACTGACACcagattgaataaaaataaaacgcaAAAGTCAACATGAGAAACCACTAAAGAGAATTCTTCCATATTGTGTCACCAGCATTGAAACTAATGCAAAGTCCAGAAGAACATCTGGAGCAGATCAATCAGGACCACATCATGACTCCACAACACAAAATCATCCCACACCACACCGTAGGTGACTACGTCATCATGCACCCACTCTCTAAGGGCGATTCTGTCTACCCATGATGCACTAAGCATCTCGAGTTAACGTTTATCTCATTTAAAACATACTATGTTCGCTGAAGGGAAATGCACTCAAAAAAAGAGACACTTAAAGACtttaaatttgattaaattctgcaaaattttacaagaaacacaaaaataagcTTCTTGGATGAATTGCTCTCAGAATCCAGGGATTTGCAAGTTGGTCAGATTTCAGTGCTCACCGCCACTCCGCTGTGGGACTGTCCGGGTCATCCATCCTGCTGAGGTTTCTACCAAGAGGAACCAGGACGACTCATTTCGTATCCTAGAACACCTCCAACGCTAAATTACAACGTTTGCAAATCTGCTTCGCATCTCTTCTGTCGCTGAAGTCATTTGATGCGACTGACTACACtgtgtaaatacattttaattgaaacaTCTGCCACTTCATCCTTCAGATGTAAAGCAGCCGACGCTCCACACCCGACTCCTAACACCCAAATGAAACCTGAAATTCAAGCCGAGCTCCTTCATCTGTTATGAAAGAAAGTGTTTTCATCTTATCTCCCCCGGTGTTTAACTTGCTGCGGTTCGCTTTCCTGGGAGTGTTGTTTTAGTTTAAAGGaacctgcccccctccctccattaAAGAACCAATCACATGGCCACAGGCATTAATGCTTTAAGGCTACAATCAACTCGTGACAATCTTCAGTTATGGAAAGGCAAGTGTCTAAGACAGCACTGAATATATCCAGATCCTTTGAGGACAAAACTTAACACGAAGTTTAAAGGTTAGCAAAAAAAATCGATCAATGAAACTATTAATAATCTATGTTGTCGTCACATTCGGCATTACAAgattcagcattttttaaaattcagtcaaAAAGTccttttgataaaaaaaagcaccaaacTAAAATCTTCCCATAAGAGCAGATTCAACGCCTTCATCGACTGTACAGAGAACCAACAACCTCCCGTGACATGAACATGGAGACACTGGAGAGGAAAGACTgactttaacaggcagaaacctccaGCAGAGCCGAGACTCTGCTGGACcgagagagagatggggaagAAAGGATGAGGATGATTAATGAATGAGGACAGATTAGAATTCGTAAAAACACAACACccaggattcattcattcaggttaCCCCAGCCAACCGGGTTCCGAACCCCAAACCCCCAGTTAGGCGGGTCTCCTACCTCGGCTCCATGGCTTCAGTCAGCGTTCCTCCTCAGCTCCGCTGGAACGACGTGCAGCGCTGCCCTGCATCTGCAAGAAGCCAGTTCAGGCATCCGAGGTAGACGTGAAGGAgaggcctctgattggtggatgcTTGTTTGTTCAGAAGACGGAGTTGTAAAACTGGAACATACGGTTGATGAACGGCGCAGAGAGCAAGTCTCCAGAGACTTGTTTTTacactttaaatttttttttttttggattttatatttttatgacaGAGGCAGAGCCCTGGTTGGTGGAAATAGTTTTGGGAGTAATCTGAATACATTTGGGAGTAAAACCAGTATTGATCATTTTGATCCAGTTTGTTTTGGCGTGATAAACATGTGACTTCATGAAATCCAGCTGCACGCCTGCACAAAGCTGctcagtgcatgtgtgtgtgtgtgtgtgtatgtgtgtgtgttacaccagTAATCATGTGACCAGGATGTAAGAAGCTGGCAGCTTTAGCGGGTCCGCCACTGGTAAACAGAGCCGTCACACCTGAAGGGATCAGCAGACAGCCGTCCCACTGGATCAATACGTGAACGCGATCGAACAACAACGTGATCGAGTTCCGACGTGAAATTAGACAAAGAAGCTGCGTTAAGcctaaaattaaaggaaacacCTGATAAACAACAATCATGACCGTTTAATACCTCGTTTTGCAGTCGTACTCGTGAACTGTTAATGACTTaaaagaatgatttttttcagtgtcttcatgtttttgtctttgtgtatcCCTATTAATCTGTGCGACAACTTTTACATTTCAGTGAATCTTCTTTCAAATaaaggtttaaaaataaaaatcatttcctCCCCAATGTGACAACATAGTTATAAAAATGTGATCTAGATTCAAAACcttcaaaatataaatgaacaaaGTGAAATCATcctaaagacaaaaaaaggcaCCATGAATCTCTAACCTCCTCCTTTTTTGGTTATAAATAATTGAGAATTAAGTGTCAGGCCACACGACTGGTTCATTTCCATCATTTCTGCCCATAATTCGCCTTCCGTGACCGGAGTCGCTAACGTGTGCTAGCGCTTCCAGAAAGTCTTTACACGGTACAGTTTCCGTCTCGTCCTCTTCAGTTTTGACAGCGCGGTCTCTCAAAAAATATCTggaaaagatgaaacaagaaattcaaagaaaacatgtagattcttttgttttctgactCAAATTTCACTTCAACCAAGAATTGATCAAATTGTCCAAATTGGACAATCTGCGGCGTCAGATTGTATTGGACATGGGGTTCTTGAGGTTCTGATCGCATCACATGGTCTTCACCGGCAGATATGAACGAAACTGAAGTGAAAATCACCCAATATGGCTCAAAATGTTTCTAAATTATTTCaagacaggaaaataaaaaaagccaaTGATGACAGACATGAGGTGTTTTCTGGACCTGAACCAGAGAGATGGGCGGCGGGAACGGTACAGGATCGAATCTGGAGGAAAGGGAATGTCGGCATGTCGACCGAGATCAAGACAGATGTCGTATCTGACCGGGTACCACTTCCCCCCTCATGTCGTTCTTTCAGAGAATCTAATGAGACCACAGCTCAGACAACACAGGTGTGGCATCCTACCTGGAGTGTGTTGGCTAAGAGGTGGAGGTGGCAGGAAGAGGTGACCAGCTGACGAAAGGGAGCCTAAAGGAACTCTGGCGGTAGGTAAGACGGCAGCATCGGTGGAGACAATC
This window of the Antennarius striatus isolate MH-2024 chromosome 12, ASM4005453v1, whole genome shotgun sequence genome carries:
- the LOC137605519 gene encoding fer-1-like protein 6 isoform X1; translated protein: MDDPDSPTAEWRKGKSKLMFGLKMKKKKKKSSKDLILENKGAVDSDVEVLSDSSLMEAEPSEDQPGSSGVRTRILTNNKRAKMKTCILPSEGKPQSFQISINITEAKQLVGENIDPTVVIEIGDEKKQTSVKEGTNAPFYNEYFVFDFFAHKEVFFDKVIKLTVMHSKMLRSFSVGSFKLDVWTVYRQPGHQFVNKWATLTKPGDISTGVKGYVKIDISISAKGDAVQPGPKASDAEEQIDKNLLIPEGFPAERPWARFCVKVYRAEGLPRNNSSIMANVTKAFIGDNTALVDPYVVVSFFKQVSRTATQKSTADPVWNEQIVFTEMFPPLCQRLKIQVWDEASMGDVAIGTHYFDLRRISNEQDGDRGFLPTFGPAWINLYGSARNYTLGDDTAELNEGIGEGVSYRSKFKDECAAFVPD
- the fer1l6 gene encoding LOW QUALITY PROTEIN: fer-1-like protein 6 (The sequence of the model RefSeq protein was modified relative to this genomic sequence to represent the inferred CDS: substituted 1 base at 1 genomic stop codon), whose translation is MELAVEILSGGIGTESKLLRMVKPTKDPKAGKTGGKDGKTPAGGGAGGAVGGAADDDKGKGVAAEVLPVESPPAMDSDHNETFLLFGVLFEATMIDRKIGDKPIVFEFSIGNYGNILEQPSITPSTPATGRKKKIQDFPDSSDASGASTLSSSPTSQTSPLLQKEPPETVLTSKSTTPPEKPVIVEGNRFYTHLPLEKQKPCVNVLSDWEDRTYRLYNSNMLENIALLFEEGVASVEELHRKSDPEAEEALKTVLREFCMDARGFITAAEAKLKAALKSSYLTQLDKKRLTMCKQELESMIGDAHALVERKRKAGGVKEMLQDAMKLTKKLRFLVEEPQHTVPDVFVWLLSNNKRIAYARVRTRDLLYSSSQEARGIHCGKIVTLFLRPLGKRVSGFQVQAKLEVYLWYGSCSDSCFMLDDLPAGFSPATGGADVSNPPNHLISREQHQFQLRCHMYQARGLIAADNTGLSDPFARVTYRSHSQTTNVISQTLSPTWNQCLRMNLLLVSGELQYIQKEPPRVVIEVYDEDALGKAEYLGSTVAVPEVRLSGDPYTPPTLRYSPLHCGCQSGGDLLAAFELLQIPYSGEQSLPPLSEMDGSVYRVPANIRPVLSTYRLEVLFWGLRELKKVQLLSVDRPQVFIECAGKTLRSSVIQKYKSNPNFSTQVDAIELELPENENLHPPLSITVVDWRAFGRSTLVGNHIINNLKAFKYVPPPALPAPTLPPPPPKDTYPLPERQPPGPEGTLQHQGESGSTVALTTQDFLITVENDAPPPAPPPTRKEPKKKTETQTRTTRGRSTKRRRRTIADESAACVIDWWSKYYASVEKEARQDSSPFPQVFEKASPYHGLLSEGIHSLVSSSDGDKKKKQKGKAPVEMTVGLPVRLATLKLYNKELEAEFGHFNDWVNTYDLFRGKANEDEGVTEERFVGKFKGRFCLYKLTEEDEEDWDEAADAGQLKVNRGIPLNIPIQVIIRVYIVSASNLHPADPDGKADPYIVVRLGKNEIKDRDNYIPKQLNPVFGRSFEIQATFPQESLLSVLIYDYDMVGGDDLIGETRIDLENRFFSRHRPTCGLPTEYSVDGYNAWRDCLKPSELLTKMCRENGLGDPEFRPGRITVAGKVFAGKTVFINEDETIESYEHLSLKILHRWAEMPAVGCKLVPEHIETRTLFNKSRPGMDQGQVQMWVDMFPTDLPHPGPSVDISPRKPKGYELRIIIWNTEDVILEDSSFLTGQQSSDIYIKGWLKGLEDDRQETDVHYNSLTGEGNFNWRFVFPFHYLPAEKVLVVKKRESIFSLDKTEQKLPSILILQVWDFETLSSNDFLGTVELDLHGFPRGAKTAKSCKAEMWSDGTERISIFQQKRARGWWPFDKSGELTVGSDVTRAAEDRRRDQRACHLFXIHQGKVEAEFHLVTAEEAEKNPVGKARKEPEPLPKPNRPDTSFSWFVNPFKCFFHLIWRNYKKYIIIALVLLILALFLALLFYTLPGALSQKIVNGK